From a single Gimesia fumaroli genomic region:
- a CDS encoding PSD1 and planctomycete cytochrome C domain-containing protein: MNFTPDYCKLIVINIAVLLPGSVCAAGEVNFSREILPILSDRCFHCHGPDPDHREADLRLDLREAATADRDGTVPLVPGKPSASELLTRITTGDDDLLMPPPDSHRKPLTKKQTELIRQWIAEGAKWGRHWSFEPPAKAEFNPQEQQQNPIDVLVQHKLAEAGLSLSSVTTKQTLIRRVSFDLTGLPPTPEEVDAFVNDSSPDAYAKVVDRLLKSKHYGERMAMWWLDLARYSDTDGFQQDSTRTNWPWRDWVVQSFNENKPFDQFTIEQFAGDLLPNATPAQKLATCFHRNHMTNGEGGRDPEESRIDYVIDRVNTTGTVWLGLTLGCCQCHSHKFDPISQADYYSLFAFFNSIDEDGKAGRGAKPYLKYKSPLVQRAIEEAQQVVDERRPLEAQARKQAEQEFEPWLAEQLQAVQKGFNAWHQPQIRSLNSVEGTILKQEADGIIQSSGPKPRQDDYRLTVATKLPRVTGIRLEVFPHASHTEGKLSRGANGEFILTDVKLQVRRQGSSQLRDIEFATAVADVEKTAKGRNYGKIKDTLDDDPRNGWTTETHDPKQKHTAVFALAEPLVLDDQEELIFVMLHRSTEGNANIGRFRVMLTDQPGQAVRSLDPMPLEALAKTKVSETSQVDPKLRKRLLDQFLVDHSAYQKRKAELDRANSQLAQVKKAAGELSVMVLSERKEPRKTFVLERGVWDKHGTEVSRSVPEAIFPLPKEKTKDRLDLARWLVSEKNPLTARVVVNHLWQMCFGEGLVRTPGDFGLQGERPTHPDVIDWLAVELMEHDWDLQHIQRLIVTSQTYQQHSEVSKALLARDPENRLLARGPRFRLPSWMIHDAALQASGLLNPALGGPPVMPYQPAGVWAEMFMGRFRYEPSQGAAQYRRSLYAFWRRSSAPTFLFDSAQRRVCEVKPRRTNTPLQALTLLNDLTILEASRELARTAIQQKTAVPDRMDLLARRILSRSLSKREGAVLERELQMAHAHYRKQPEDAFNLLDVGQPPNKNKVPPDELAAYMIIASMVFNLDEAITHE; encoded by the coding sequence TTGAATTTCACGCCTGATTATTGCAAGCTGATCGTCATAAATATTGCGGTATTATTGCCGGGGAGCGTCTGCGCGGCGGGTGAGGTGAACTTCAGTCGCGAGATCCTGCCGATTCTTTCAGATCGCTGCTTTCACTGCCACGGCCCTGATCCCGATCATCGAGAAGCCGACCTGCGGCTTGATCTACGTGAAGCGGCCACTGCCGATCGGGATGGAACTGTGCCCCTTGTTCCAGGAAAACCGTCAGCAAGTGAGTTACTGACCCGGATTACCACCGGCGATGACGATTTATTAATGCCGCCCCCCGATTCGCACCGTAAGCCACTGACAAAGAAGCAGACAGAACTGATCCGACAATGGATTGCTGAAGGTGCGAAGTGGGGCAGGCACTGGTCCTTTGAGCCACCGGCGAAAGCAGAATTCAATCCACAAGAACAACAACAGAATCCGATTGATGTACTTGTTCAACACAAGCTGGCGGAAGCAGGTTTATCACTTTCATCGGTCACCACAAAGCAGACACTGATCCGGCGCGTCTCATTTGATCTGACTGGTCTGCCGCCGACGCCCGAGGAAGTTGACGCGTTTGTGAACGATTCGTCTCCCGATGCGTATGCAAAAGTCGTTGATCGATTATTAAAGTCCAAGCACTATGGCGAGCGAATGGCGATGTGGTGGCTGGATCTCGCCCGTTATTCTGACACGGACGGATTTCAACAGGATTCCACACGTACGAACTGGCCTTGGCGGGACTGGGTCGTTCAGTCGTTCAATGAGAACAAACCCTTCGATCAGTTTACCATCGAACAATTCGCAGGCGACTTGTTGCCGAATGCGACGCCGGCACAAAAACTGGCGACCTGCTTTCATCGTAATCACATGACCAATGGAGAAGGGGGCCGCGATCCGGAAGAATCGCGTATTGATTATGTGATCGACCGGGTCAACACCACGGGAACCGTCTGGCTGGGATTGACGCTTGGCTGCTGCCAGTGTCATTCGCATAAATTCGATCCGATTTCACAGGCCGACTATTACAGTCTGTTCGCGTTCTTCAATAGTATTGATGAAGATGGCAAAGCGGGCCGCGGTGCGAAGCCGTATCTCAAATATAAATCGCCACTGGTGCAACGTGCCATCGAGGAAGCACAACAGGTGGTCGACGAACGGCGGCCTTTAGAAGCACAGGCCCGCAAACAGGCCGAGCAGGAATTTGAACCATGGTTGGCCGAGCAACTGCAGGCGGTTCAAAAAGGATTCAACGCCTGGCATCAGCCGCAGATCAGGTCTCTGAATTCCGTAGAAGGAACCATTCTGAAACAGGAAGCCGACGGCATCATACAAAGCAGTGGACCGAAGCCGCGACAGGATGATTATCGTCTGACGGTAGCCACGAAGTTACCGCGAGTAACTGGTATCCGGCTGGAAGTCTTTCCACATGCTTCGCATACGGAGGGCAAGTTGAGCCGGGGCGCAAATGGGGAATTTATTCTAACCGACGTGAAACTTCAGGTACGCCGTCAGGGGAGTTCCCAGTTGCGAGACATTGAATTCGCGACCGCAGTCGCGGATGTCGAGAAAACAGCCAAAGGCCGTAACTACGGAAAAATTAAGGACACACTCGACGACGATCCCCGTAACGGCTGGACCACTGAAACACACGATCCGAAGCAAAAACATACCGCTGTTTTCGCGTTAGCGGAACCTCTGGTTCTGGACGATCAGGAAGAGTTGATCTTCGTGATGTTACATCGTTCGACCGAAGGGAACGCGAACATAGGACGATTTCGCGTGATGCTGACGGACCAGCCGGGACAAGCGGTGCGGTCACTCGACCCGATGCCTCTGGAAGCACTCGCAAAAACCAAAGTGAGTGAGACATCCCAAGTTGATCCGAAGCTGAGAAAACGACTGCTGGATCAGTTTCTCGTCGATCACAGTGCTTATCAGAAACGCAAAGCAGAACTGGATCGTGCGAACTCACAACTGGCTCAAGTCAAAAAGGCGGCCGGGGAATTATCCGTGATGGTTTTATCCGAGCGAAAAGAGCCCCGCAAAACGTTTGTCTTGGAACGGGGAGTCTGGGATAAGCATGGTACCGAAGTCTCCCGTTCGGTTCCTGAAGCGATTTTCCCATTACCGAAAGAAAAAACAAAAGATCGTCTCGATCTGGCACGATGGCTGGTTTCCGAAAAGAACCCGCTCACAGCGCGCGTGGTCGTCAATCATTTGTGGCAGATGTGTTTTGGTGAAGGGCTGGTCCGCACGCCGGGCGACTTTGGTCTGCAGGGAGAACGCCCCACGCACCCGGACGTCATCGACTGGCTGGCCGTCGAACTCATGGAGCATGACTGGGACCTGCAGCACATTCAACGTTTAATTGTGACCAGTCAAACGTATCAACAGCACAGCGAGGTCTCAAAAGCATTGTTGGCCCGCGATCCGGAAAACCGCTTACTGGCCCGCGGCCCGCGATTTCGTTTACCCAGTTGGATGATTCACGATGCAGCACTGCAGGCGAGTGGTTTACTCAATCCGGCTCTGGGAGGTCCTCCGGTGATGCCGTATCAGCCGGCGGGAGTCTGGGCCGAAATGTTTATGGGCCGTTTTCGTTATGAACCGAGCCAGGGGGCGGCCCAGTATCGACGGAGCCTGTATGCATTCTGGCGACGTTCGAGTGCGCCGACATTTTTGTTTGACAGTGCACAACGACGCGTGTGTGAAGTCAAACCGCGACGCACGAATACGCCTTTACAGGCGCTGACACTGCTCAATGATTTGACGATTCTGGAAGCCTCCCGCGAACTGGCACGCACGGCGATTCAACAGAAAACAGCCGTACCAGATCGAATGGATCTGCTGGCACGTCGAATTTTATCCCGTTCGTTAAGTAAGCGGGAAGGCGCGGTACTGGAGCGGGAGCTACAGATGGCACATGCCCATTATCGAAAACAGCCCGAGGACGCGTTCAACCTGCTTGATGTCGGACAACCACCGAATAAAAATAAAGTCCCACCGGACGAACTTGCCGCCTATATGATCATCGCCAGCATGGTCTTCAATCTAGATGAGGCAATCACCCATGAATGA
- a CDS encoding DUF1501 domain-containing protein gives MNEQIQQRAFEISRRYFLGRGAGVGLGAMALGLLESTLRAESEKPKAIGLPDLPHKPPRAKNVIFLTQSGGPSQIELFDDKPGLMKWAGKELPDSVRGGQRLTTMTANQKQLIMPSRTKFKRYGESGATLGEWLPYHGEVADELCFIKSMVTDQINHAPAMTKYLTGHQLPGRPSIGAWSSYGLGSENRNLPDYLVLISKMKRPSDQPLYDHYWGSGFLPSRYQGVKLRNAKEPVLYLRDPDGLPRNVRRGMLNGIAELNQMRLEKTGDPEIETRIRQYEMSWRMQSSIPELNDLSDEPESTFELYGPDSRRPGSYAANCVLARRLIERGVRFVQLFHPDWDHHSRLGSWCVARCRDTDQASAALVKDLKQRGLLDETLVIWGGEFGRGVAGQGKWDSPEGGRDHHPRCFTTWLAGGGVKSGMTYGATDEFSYNVAENPVNVRDLHATVLHLLGIDHERFTFRHQGLDFKLTGVEPSNIIKEILA, from the coding sequence ATGAATGAGCAAATCCAACAACGTGCATTCGAAATATCCCGCCGTTATTTTCTGGGACGCGGTGCCGGCGTGGGCTTAGGTGCGATGGCGCTGGGCCTGTTGGAAAGCACGCTTCGTGCCGAGTCAGAGAAACCGAAGGCGATCGGTCTTCCGGATTTACCTCACAAACCGCCTCGCGCCAAGAACGTCATTTTTCTCACGCAGTCGGGTGGTCCTTCGCAGATTGAACTCTTCGATGATAAACCGGGTTTAATGAAGTGGGCCGGCAAGGAACTGCCGGATAGTGTGCGTGGCGGACAACGATTGACCACGATGACCGCCAATCAGAAGCAGTTGATCATGCCGTCGCGAACCAAATTCAAACGCTATGGCGAGAGCGGTGCGACACTTGGGGAATGGTTACCTTATCATGGGGAAGTGGCTGATGAACTCTGCTTTATTAAATCGATGGTCACCGATCAAATCAATCATGCCCCGGCGATGACCAAATATCTGACGGGCCATCAACTGCCGGGGCGACCGTCGATTGGTGCCTGGTCGAGTTACGGACTGGGCAGCGAGAACCGTAATCTACCTGATTATCTGGTGTTGATTTCCAAAATGAAGCGACCCAGCGATCAGCCGCTTTATGATCATTACTGGGGGAGCGGTTTTTTGCCCTCGCGTTATCAGGGTGTGAAGTTGCGAAACGCGAAAGAGCCCGTGTTATATCTGCGCGACCCGGACGGACTGCCCCGTAATGTGAGACGGGGCATGCTGAATGGCATCGCCGAACTGAATCAGATGCGTCTCGAAAAAACAGGTGACCCGGAAATCGAAACACGCATTCGACAATATGAGATGTCCTGGCGGATGCAATCCAGTATTCCCGAGTTGAATGATCTGAGCGATGAGCCGGAATCCACGTTCGAACTGTATGGCCCCGATTCACGGCGGCCCGGCAGTTATGCAGCCAACTGTGTTTTGGCGCGACGCTTGATTGAACGCGGTGTGCGGTTCGTGCAGTTATTTCATCCCGACTGGGATCATCACAGCCGTCTGGGTTCGTGGTGTGTCGCCCGTTGTCGCGATACCGATCAAGCGAGTGCCGCGCTGGTGAAAGATCTCAAACAACGGGGCTTACTGGACGAGACGCTGGTGATCTGGGGCGGCGAGTTTGGTCGCGGCGTCGCCGGTCAAGGAAAGTGGGACAGTCCCGAAGGGGGCCGCGATCATCATCCACGCTGCTTCACCACCTGGTTGGCAGGGGGCGGCGTCAAGTCGGGCATGACGTATGGTGCCACCGATGAGTTCAGTTATAACGTGGCCGAAAATCCGGTGAATGTCCGCGATCTGCATGCAACGGTACTGCATCTATTGGGCATCGACCATGAGCGTTTTACATTTCGACATCAGGGACTTGACTTCAAACTGACGGGAGTCGAACCGTCGAACATCATCAAGGAAATATTAGCATGA
- a CDS encoding alpha/beta hydrolase: MRRFTVMAFLIIGMCASLFSSVDAREPDAVIDIWSGAAPGETTRHTGTKLARRANENPPATRVKDITRPQLQVFQPPADKRNGAAVLIFPGGGYNYVVTDKEGSEAAEWLNELGITAFVVHYRTKQKSPSTQKNAQLSPASERPLQDGQRALSLVRQRASEWGVKPDRIGVIGFSAGGQAAALVTTRFDERSYKPTDATDKVSCRPDFSLLVYPWRLVDDKTGDLNEVFTVSKSTPPTFLVHAHNDGATPLSSILFYTALKKNGVGSELHIYETGGHGYGMRPVENSDVDTWTDRAEDWLRQRSLTSAKK, translated from the coding sequence ATGAGACGGTTCACTGTCATGGCGTTTTTGATTATAGGGATGTGTGCGAGCCTGTTTTCCAGTGTCGATGCACGCGAGCCGGATGCGGTGATCGATATTTGGTCGGGTGCAGCACCCGGGGAAACAACACGTCATACAGGCACGAAACTGGCCCGACGTGCCAATGAAAATCCACCGGCGACACGCGTGAAAGACATCACACGTCCGCAGTTGCAGGTCTTTCAACCGCCTGCTGACAAACGAAATGGTGCCGCGGTTTTGATTTTTCCCGGCGGCGGATACAACTATGTTGTGACAGATAAAGAAGGATCGGAAGCCGCCGAATGGTTGAATGAGTTGGGGATTACCGCGTTTGTCGTGCATTATCGTACGAAACAGAAATCTCCTTCGACGCAGAAGAATGCTCAGTTATCTCCTGCATCGGAACGACCTCTGCAGGATGGCCAGCGTGCGTTGAGTCTGGTTCGCCAGCGGGCTTCTGAGTGGGGCGTCAAACCGGATCGAATTGGCGTGATTGGGTTTTCCGCAGGAGGGCAGGCGGCTGCCTTGGTCACCACCCGATTTGATGAACGGTCTTACAAGCCGACTGATGCGACGGACAAAGTCTCCTGTCGTCCCGATTTCAGTCTGCTGGTTTATCCCTGGCGATTGGTTGACGACAAAACGGGTGACTTGAATGAAGTCTTCACGGTTTCAAAGTCGACGCCGCCCACGTTTCTGGTGCATGCTCACAATGATGGTGCCACGCCTCTCAGCAGTATTTTGTTTTATACGGCACTCAAGAAAAATGGCGTCGGCAGCGAGTTGCACATCTATGAAACGGGCGGACACGGCTACGGCATGCGCCCCGTTGAAAATTCCGACGTCGATACCTGGACCGACCGCGCAGAAGACTGGCTCCGTCAGCGGTCGTTGACTTCTGCTAAGAAATGA
- a CDS encoding prenyltransferase/squalene oxidase repeat-containing protein codes for MCCFLRLMLIGFVCWNSSLVFAAGPKPAKLKASRDKAITFLKNSQNEDGTWTFNEAAGISALVTSALIESGVPVTDPTVEKALKKLVSFCQEDGRICSAGSQHSGYETAVALMALQDANQSGKYTPQIKKAEQFLRGLQFDESKDVKPSDLEYGGVGYGPGKSRPDLSNTVFMMEALKAAGAKSDDPAIQKALTFVSRCQNLESEYNTSPAAAKVNDGGFYYNVSAGGASPAGKTKEEGLRSYGSMTYAGLKSMIYAGLTPKDPRVKAAIDWIQKNYTVQNNPGMGDNGLYYYYQLFSKALATLNRPEVKDIKGEEHDWRKELADHLFSLQQENGSWVNSKSNRWFEGDPNLVTAYTLLALKHCELPKPVAD; via the coding sequence ATGTGCTGTTTTCTGCGTCTCATGTTAATCGGATTCGTCTGCTGGAATTCTTCACTCGTCTTTGCTGCAGGACCGAAACCGGCAAAGCTCAAAGCATCGCGTGATAAAGCCATCACGTTTCTGAAAAACTCCCAAAACGAAGATGGCACCTGGACCTTCAATGAAGCCGCCGGCATCTCGGCACTGGTCACCTCTGCTCTGATCGAATCGGGAGTTCCCGTCACGGACCCTACGGTCGAAAAGGCATTAAAGAAACTGGTATCCTTCTGTCAGGAAGACGGCCGCATCTGCTCGGCCGGCAGCCAACACTCGGGCTACGAAACCGCGGTCGCATTGATGGCGCTCCAAGATGCGAACCAATCAGGTAAATACACGCCGCAGATCAAAAAAGCGGAACAGTTTCTGCGTGGACTGCAGTTCGACGAATCGAAAGATGTGAAACCGAGCGATCTCGAATATGGCGGCGTCGGTTACGGCCCTGGTAAAAGCCGCCCCGACCTGTCCAATACGGTATTCATGATGGAAGCCTTGAAAGCCGCCGGCGCGAAATCGGATGATCCCGCGATTCAGAAAGCACTCACCTTTGTCTCACGCTGTCAAAACCTAGAAAGCGAATATAATACGTCGCCCGCAGCAGCAAAGGTGAACGATGGCGGCTTCTATTACAACGTCTCAGCCGGTGGTGCTTCTCCCGCAGGAAAAACCAAAGAAGAAGGACTGCGTTCTTATGGCAGTATGACGTACGCGGGTCTGAAAAGTATGATCTACGCGGGACTCACTCCCAAAGATCCACGCGTCAAAGCAGCCATTGACTGGATTCAGAAAAACTACACCGTGCAGAACAATCCCGGCATGGGCGACAACGGTCTGTACTACTATTACCAGCTCTTCTCCAAAGCCCTCGCGACATTGAACCGACCCGAGGTCAAAGACATCAAGGGGGAAGAACATGACTGGCGCAAAGAACTCGCCGACCATCTCTTTTCTCTGCAGCAGGAAAACGGCAGTTGGGTGAATTCGAAATCGAATCGCTGGTTTGAAGGCGACCCGAATCTGGTCACCGCCTATACCTTGTTGGCACTCAAACATTGTGAGCTGCCCAAACCGGTCGCCGATTGA
- a CDS encoding DUF1501 domain-containing protein translates to MHNSKHIHRRSLLQAGLLLPSVLPASDSVPHHRPQARHVIMLYMSGGYSHVDTFDPKPALTKRHDQSIGQEDKAAVSGQPKIKRFLKAPLWKFRPNRECGTEVSDLFPHIRQQMHEVALIRSMSCDHRDHGEATLQLHTGSTTTAMPGIGAWMSYGLKSFNENLPSHIVISEHRPYNGPQLWDANFLPAVNGGVQVVPGNDPIPFLKSPTSQARQQLELSLLSKMNQRHLQQRQQDGQLAGRVASFTAATGLQQQAPEALDLSKETKETLTAYGVEQGDQSSYAAQCVMARRLVERGVRFIEVIDAVGACRDNWDAAHRDIASHEKYARRVDQPIAALITDLKQRGLLEDTLLVFCTEFGRSPWAQDGKGTKSRTHHPNAFSCWLAGGNVRGGVIHGATDDIGNYVVKDMVHVHDFHATILHIMGLDHEKLTYRHAGRDFRLTDVHGHVVKEILKA, encoded by the coding sequence ATGCATAATTCCAAACACATTCATCGCAGAAGCCTGCTGCAGGCGGGGCTTTTGCTTCCTTCCGTGTTGCCCGCGAGCGATAGCGTGCCTCATCATCGACCCCAGGCCAGGCATGTGATCATGCTTTATATGTCAGGCGGATATTCGCACGTTGACACCTTCGACCCCAAACCCGCATTAACGAAACGACACGATCAATCGATCGGCCAGGAAGACAAAGCGGCGGTCTCCGGGCAGCCGAAAATCAAACGATTTCTGAAAGCCCCATTATGGAAATTTCGCCCGAACCGGGAATGCGGGACGGAAGTCAGTGATCTGTTCCCCCACATTCGCCAGCAGATGCACGAAGTCGCCTTGATTCGCTCGATGAGCTGTGATCACCGCGATCATGGCGAAGCCACGCTGCAACTGCACACCGGCAGTACCACCACCGCCATGCCAGGCATCGGCGCCTGGATGAGTTACGGTTTAAAATCATTTAATGAGAACCTGCCCTCACACATTGTTATTTCCGAACATCGCCCCTACAACGGGCCGCAACTGTGGGATGCCAATTTCTTACCCGCCGTGAACGGTGGTGTGCAGGTTGTGCCCGGCAATGATCCGATTCCATTTCTGAAGTCCCCAACATCACAAGCGCGACAGCAACTGGAACTCTCTCTCTTGTCAAAAATGAATCAACGCCATCTACAGCAACGCCAGCAGGATGGCCAACTCGCCGGACGCGTCGCGTCCTTTACCGCCGCCACAGGTCTGCAACAGCAGGCACCCGAAGCCCTTGATCTTTCCAAAGAAACAAAGGAAACATTGACCGCATACGGAGTGGAACAGGGAGATCAATCGAGTTACGCCGCCCAGTGTGTGATGGCCCGCCGCCTGGTCGAACGGGGTGTTCGCTTTATTGAAGTCATCGACGCCGTCGGCGCCTGCCGGGATAATTGGGATGCCGCCCACCGCGATATCGCCTCGCATGAAAAATATGCTCGCCGTGTCGACCAGCCGATCGCTGCACTGATCACGGATCTGAAACAGCGGGGCCTCCTGGAAGACACGCTGCTCGTGTTCTGCACAGAATTCGGCCGTTCTCCCTGGGCACAGGACGGCAAAGGAACCAAATCGCGCACGCATCATCCGAATGCTTTTTCCTGCTGGCTCGCCGGCGGCAATGTGCGCGGCGGTGTGATTCACGGCGCAACCGACGACATTGGAAATTATGTCGTGAAAGACATGGTTCACGTGCATGATTTCCATGCCACGATCTTACATATCATGGGGCTGGATCATGAGAAACTGACCTACCGCCACGCCGGCCGCGACTTCCGCCTGACCGACGTCCACGGTCACGTCGTCAAAGAAATCCTCAAAGCATAG
- a CDS encoding PSD1 and planctomycete cytochrome C domain-containing protein produces the protein MIDHHRSQIQRFLLALAALFSLPSALSAAEPAKPPASQIEFFELHIRPVLIEQCADCHTGDADAESSLAVNSRSAFIKGGEFGPAIIPGKPQESLLYQSIQRTHKALKMPPDEDDKLSAKTIQHFKQWIEWGAPWPEEKVKPLTTSQAKKTEPLTTSHWCFLPRQSVAPPKVNNQEWAASPIDRFIFERLEKEQLTPAPLASRRTLIRRATFDLTGLPPTPEEVSHFLNDPDNDRKAFSKVVDRLLASPAYGERWGRHWLDVARYADTQGDVGDFPIPDAYLYRNWVIDAFNDDLPYDQFLQAQLAGDILAKQEDDPERARQLKIATGFIALSRRFGNTRYEDQHLTIDDTIDTIGRGIMGVTLKCARCHDHKFDPMLATDYYGLYGIFESTLYPTMGASNEPSPTQLVAAENDPDSQQKIDEYWDLLSQYQHQIRNHFRPWLKPTLEEYKQVAAKIKQAKKNGQPTEKLEARRQKLLASHKGKFRELMEHGLPWLKKEKARLVKQPPAEMLYAVIDGKPHHAKLHRRGNPETPGDVVPRQFISVISKTKPDLDQKRSGREELANWITAAEHPLTARVIVNRLWYHHFGQGLVKTVDNFGVLGAAPSHPELLDYLANQLIKQQWSLKALHRQMMLSRVYRLDSNDIKENSQRDPENVYLWKYARRRLDAESIRDAMLFVSGKLDREPGGPHPFIPWHKKGYSLNGPFHKVYPSQKRSVYLMTQRLFKHPFLGLFNGPDTNETTGTRTSSNLPTQALYLMNSPFLPKLADAFGKRILQLDQTEEKQIQTAFQIAFSRNPTPEELVEFLHTLHAYRAQILKEQPQDSATANQAAWTGLAKVLLTSNEFFFID, from the coding sequence ATGATCGATCATCATCGAAGTCAAATTCAACGTTTCCTCTTGGCATTGGCGGCACTCTTCAGCCTGCCGAGCGCGCTCTCTGCAGCCGAACCAGCGAAACCCCCTGCCAGTCAGATCGAATTTTTTGAGTTACATATTCGACCCGTATTGATCGAACAATGTGCCGACTGTCATACAGGCGATGCCGACGCGGAAAGCAGTCTCGCCGTCAATTCCCGATCGGCGTTCATCAAAGGGGGCGAATTCGGGCCAGCCATCATCCCCGGTAAACCTCAAGAAAGTCTCTTGTATCAATCCATCCAACGCACTCACAAAGCACTCAAGATGCCTCCTGATGAGGATGATAAACTGAGTGCAAAAACCATTCAGCATTTCAAACAATGGATCGAATGGGGCGCCCCCTGGCCTGAAGAAAAAGTCAAACCACTGACCACATCTCAGGCGAAGAAAACCGAGCCACTGACCACATCGCACTGGTGTTTCCTGCCGCGTCAGTCGGTTGCGCCGCCAAAAGTCAACAATCAAGAGTGGGCCGCTTCGCCCATCGATCGCTTTATCTTCGAGCGACTGGAAAAAGAACAACTCACGCCCGCCCCCCTGGCGTCCCGGCGGACGCTGATCCGTCGGGCCACCTTCGACCTGACCGGCCTGCCCCCAACTCCTGAAGAAGTAAGTCATTTTCTGAATGACCCTGACAATGATCGAAAAGCTTTTTCCAAAGTCGTCGATCGCCTGTTGGCATCACCCGCGTATGGCGAACGCTGGGGCCGTCACTGGCTGGACGTCGCACGCTATGCCGACACTCAAGGAGATGTCGGAGACTTTCCGATTCCCGATGCTTATCTCTACCGCAACTGGGTGATTGATGCATTCAACGATGACCTCCCCTATGATCAGTTTCTGCAGGCCCAGTTGGCCGGCGATATTCTGGCGAAACAGGAAGACGATCCAGAACGTGCCCGGCAGCTCAAAATCGCGACCGGTTTTATCGCCCTCTCCCGCCGGTTTGGCAATACGCGATATGAAGACCAGCACCTGACCATTGACGATACGATCGACACCATCGGTCGCGGCATCATGGGCGTCACACTCAAATGTGCCCGCTGTCACGATCATAAATTCGATCCGATGCTCGCCACCGATTATTACGGTTTGTACGGCATCTTTGAAAGCACGCTCTACCCGACCATGGGCGCGTCCAACGAACCCTCGCCCACACAACTCGTCGCCGCGGAAAATGATCCGGATTCACAACAGAAAATCGACGAATACTGGGATCTACTCAGCCAGTATCAACATCAGATTCGAAACCACTTCCGCCCCTGGCTCAAACCAACGCTCGAAGAATACAAACAGGTCGCTGCCAAAATCAAACAGGCAAAGAAAAACGGGCAACCGACCGAAAAACTCGAAGCACGGCGGCAAAAACTGCTGGCCTCTCACAAAGGAAAATTCCGCGAACTGATGGAACACGGCTTACCCTGGTTGAAAAAAGAAAAAGCCAGACTCGTCAAACAGCCCCCGGCAGAGATGTTGTATGCCGTCATCGACGGGAAACCGCACCATGCGAAACTGCATCGCCGTGGCAATCCGGAAACTCCCGGCGATGTTGTGCCGCGCCAGTTCATCAGCGTGATCTCCAAAACCAAACCGGATTTAGATCAGAAACGATCCGGGCGCGAAGAACTTGCCAACTGGATTACCGCAGCCGAGCATCCGTTAACGGCCCGCGTGATCGTCAACCGACTCTGGTATCATCACTTCGGACAAGGGCTGGTTAAAACCGTCGATAATTTCGGTGTACTGGGAGCCGCTCCTTCGCATCCCGAACTACTCGATTATCTGGCCAATCAATTGATCAAACAACAATGGTCGCTTAAGGCGCTGCATCGCCAGATGATGCTCAGCCGCGTCTATCGACTGGACAGCAATGACATCAAGGAAAACAGCCAGCGCGATCCGGAAAACGTTTATCTCTGGAAATATGCCCGCCGACGACTCGATGCGGAATCGATTCGCGATGCGATGTTGTTTGTCTCGGGTAAACTGGACCGTGAACCAGGCGGCCCGCATCCCTTCATCCCCTGGCATAAAAAAGGCTACAGTCTGAATGGACCGTTCCACAAAGTTTACCCGTCCCAAAAACGGAGCGTGTATCTGATGACACAACGCCTGTTTAAGCACCCGTTTCTTGGCTTGTTTAATGGACCGGATACGAACGAAACCACGGGAACGCGTACCAGTTCCAATCTCCCCACACAAGCACTCTATCTGATGAATTCGCCTTTTCTTCCCAAACTCGCAGACGCATTCGGAAAACGCATATTGCAATTAGACCAAACCGAAGAAAAACAGATCCAGACCGCGTTCCAGATCGCCTTTTCACGGAATCCCACACCGGAAGAACTGGTTGAATTTTTACATACTCTGCACGCATACCGCGCGCAGATTCTGAAAGAACAACCGCAGGATTCTGCGACAGCAAACCAGGCAGCGTGGACGGGGCTCGCCAAAGTACTGCTGACGAGTAACGAATTCTTTTTCATCGACTGA